A window from Chryseobacterium vaccae encodes these proteins:
- a CDS encoding DUF4180 domain-containing protein, which produces MKIIAHSIRSVKIAEIIADEILIRSAEDGLDLLGDIYYQGFDKVIIYEKNITPDFFDLKTKIAGEILQKFSNYRMGLAIVGDFSRYESKSIRDFIFESNKTKHINFAETIEDALKRLSE; this is translated from the coding sequence ATGAAAATCATTGCCCATTCAATCCGTTCTGTAAAAATTGCAGAAATAATTGCAGATGAAATCCTTATCAGGTCGGCCGAAGATGGTCTGGATCTTCTCGGGGACATTTATTACCAGGGCTTTGACAAGGTTATTATCTATGAAAAGAATATCACGCCTGATTTTTTTGACCTTAAAACCAAAATTGCAGGCGAAATTCTTCAGAAGTTCTCCAATTACCGGATGGGACTTGCCATTGTAGGAGATTTCAGCCGATATGAAAGTAAAAGTATCAGGGATTTTATCTTTGAAAGCAACAAAACCAAGCATATCAACTTTGCAGAAACTATTGAGGATGCTCTTAAAAGACTATCTGAATAA
- a CDS encoding GNAT family N-acetyltransferase produces MNYTIKKAGLEDLNEAAELFNLYRIFYRQESDVEKGKAFLKERLLNNESDIFLAFVEGKAVGFVQLYKLFHYTKLQKQWLLSDLFVHPDHRGKGISVGLIDRSKQWCEETEACGLMLETEKTNDIGNTLYPRCGFEYDGLHNYYHWWVRS; encoded by the coding sequence ATGAATTACACCATTAAAAAAGCAGGTCTTGAAGATCTGAATGAAGCTGCAGAACTTTTTAATCTGTACCGTATTTTTTATCGTCAGGAATCTGATGTGGAAAAAGGAAAAGCCTTCCTGAAAGAAAGACTGCTGAACAATGAATCGGATATTTTTCTTGCTTTTGTAGAAGGAAAAGCCGTTGGTTTTGTACAGCTTTACAAATTATTCCATTACACGAAACTTCAGAAGCAATGGCTTTTAAGCGATCTTTTTGTGCATCCAGATCACAGAGGAAAAGGAATTTCAGTTGGCCTTATAGACAGAAGTAAACAATGGTGCGAGGAAACGGAAGCCTGTGGACTGATGCTTGAAACAGAGAAAACCAATGATATTGGAAATACACTTTATCCGCGCTGTGGTTTTGAATATGACGGACTACACAATTATTATCACTGGTGGGTAAGAAGTTAG
- a CDS encoding SDR family NAD(P)-dependent oxidoreductase — protein sequence MDTKESYAVVTGASQGLGKSFAENLAKNKINLILVSLPGQHLKELSKELEEVYRIKVHYYEVDLSVNENVMKLTDWLNTSFEIHILINNAGLGGTKKFIDATPDYINTILQVNVAATSLITHQLLPNLLKQPKAYILNVSSMAAFSPIGFKTVYPASKTFIHSFSRGLHEELKDTNVCVSVVNPGAMKTNIDVRRRIEKQGFLGRLTLLDPDKVAAYCIRQLFKKDSVIMVNPISWLMMKILPIWIKLPLMTSAIKKEIEA from the coding sequence ATGGATACCAAAGAATCATATGCGGTGGTTACAGGAGCAAGTCAGGGACTTGGAAAATCGTTTGCTGAAAACCTGGCAAAAAATAAGATCAATCTTATTCTGGTAAGTCTGCCGGGGCAGCATTTAAAAGAACTTTCCAAAGAGCTGGAAGAAGTTTACCGGATAAAGGTTCATTATTATGAAGTAGATCTCTCCGTGAACGAGAATGTTATGAAGCTTACAGACTGGCTGAATACTTCTTTCGAGATTCATATCCTGATCAATAACGCAGGACTGGGAGGGACCAAAAAATTTATTGATGCCACTCCGGATTATATCAATACCATTCTTCAGGTAAACGTTGCTGCAACTTCCCTGATTACACACCAGCTGCTTCCCAATCTCTTGAAACAGCCCAAAGCCTATATTTTAAACGTATCCAGTATGGCTGCGTTCTCTCCGATTGGCTTTAAAACTGTATATCCGGCCTCAAAAACCTTTATTCATTCTTTTTCCAGAGGACTGCACGAAGAACTGAAAGATACCAATGTATGTGTAAGCGTGGTAAATCCCGGGGCCATGAAAACCAATATTGATGTGCGCCGGAGAATTGAAAAACAAGGTTTTTTAGGCAGGCTTACTTTGCTGGATCCTGATAAAGTGGCCGCTTACTGTATTCGTCAGCTCTTTAAAAAAGATTCCGTTATTATGGTTAATCCAATTAGCTGGCTGATGATGAAAATCCTTCCGATCTGGATTAAGCTTCCCCTGATGACCAGTGCCATCAAAAAAGAAATCGAAGCATGA
- the yaaA gene encoding peroxide stress protein YaaA, whose amino-acid sequence MKIITSPAKLMNVENSTDLLRSTTPKFIEDAAFIHSYLKEKSPKYLSELMEISAKLADENWERNQKWKAKPTAKESAPAMFAFTGEVYRGLDAKTLDQKAVDYLQKNYRMLSGLYGLLKPSDKVMLYRLEMGRPFQFDQYKNLYEFWREKITEQLNSEMKKGEILLHLASNEYGKVIDRKKLNHRVIDFDFYELKEGKLKTIVVYTKHARGLVVRFCAETNAQTLDDVKAFHYEGYLIDEEKSTDTKLVFTR is encoded by the coding sequence ATGAAAATTATCACTTCGCCGGCGAAATTGATGAACGTTGAGAATTCAACAGATCTTTTGAGATCTACTACTCCGAAATTCATCGAAGATGCGGCATTTATACACTCTTATTTAAAAGAAAAATCACCGAAATACCTTTCCGAGCTGATGGAAATTTCGGCTAAACTGGCGGATGAAAACTGGGAAAGAAACCAAAAGTGGAAAGCAAAACCCACGGCTAAAGAATCCGCTCCGGCTATGTTCGCATTTACAGGAGAGGTGTACAGAGGGCTTGATGCCAAAACGCTGGATCAGAAAGCAGTGGACTATCTTCAGAAAAATTACAGAATGCTTTCAGGGCTGTATGGCCTGCTGAAGCCTTCGGACAAAGTAATGCTTTACAGGCTAGAAATGGGACGCCCTTTTCAATTCGATCAATATAAAAATCTTTATGAATTCTGGAGAGAAAAGATTACAGAACAGCTGAATTCGGAAATGAAAAAAGGAGAAATCCTCCTTCATCTGGCCAGCAATGAATATGGTAAAGTAATCGACAGAAAAAAATTAAACCATAGGGTCATTGATTTTGATTTTTATGAATTAAAAGAAGGAAAGCTGAAAACCATCGTTGTTTATACCAAGCACGCCAGAGGACTTGTGGTAAGATTCTGTGCAGAAACCAATGCACAGACCCTTGATGATGTGAAAGCATTCCATTATGAAGGCTACCTGATTGATGAAGAAAAGTCTACAGATACTAAACTGGTTTTCACAAGATAA
- a CDS encoding CPBP family intramembrane glutamic endopeptidase encodes MELNGKYSVGILLTFVLLAAVMLYIFPVISMITGAKSVTANIFFISRIVIWIVLGIIFLYGIFVEKGPFLLWKEKKYPVSFYAKAIISLYCICAFGGAFLNAMVRFLMNEEISGKLLQLSLVFKNNYLLIVFTCFTAGAVEEFLMRGYLQPRIEKIYNSPVSGVIVSSIVFGILHSTYGTISQVVVPFFIGAVFALFYKKYSNIKILIICHFMIDFISLMMMNFIDFKHLSVF; translated from the coding sequence ATGGAGCTTAATGGAAAATATTCTGTAGGAATTCTGCTTACTTTTGTTCTTCTGGCTGCTGTGATGCTCTATATTTTTCCTGTCATCAGTATGATCACAGGCGCAAAAAGTGTTACAGCAAACATTTTTTTCATCAGTAGGATCGTCATATGGATCGTTTTAGGGATCATATTTCTTTATGGTATTTTTGTAGAGAAAGGTCCTTTTCTGCTTTGGAAAGAAAAAAAATATCCAGTCTCATTTTATGCAAAAGCCATTATCAGCTTATATTGTATCTGTGCTTTCGGTGGTGCTTTTCTGAATGCAATGGTCAGGTTTTTAATGAATGAGGAAATCAGCGGTAAACTTCTTCAGCTTTCTTTGGTTTTTAAAAACAATTATTTGTTAATCGTTTTTACGTGTTTTACAGCCGGAGCGGTTGAGGAATTTCTGATGCGAGGATATCTACAACCCAGAATTGAGAAAATATATAACAGTCCGGTTTCAGGAGTTATTGTTTCTTCTATTGTATTCGGAATTCTTCACAGCACTTACGGAACCATAAGTCAGGTTGTTGTTCCTTTCTTCATTGGAGCCGTTTTTGCTTTGTTTTATAAAAAATATTCAAATATTAAAATTCTGATCATCTGTCATTTTATGATTGATTTTATTTCTTTGATGATGATGAATTTTATTGATTTTAAACATTTATCTGTATTTTAA
- a CDS encoding M56 family metallopeptidase, which yields METLLLYFGKVILCSGVTFLYYQLSLKDKTFHHYNRFYLLAAMVVSLLLPLIKIEDFTIEVNNDVYMLLDKLQNFNTEKNINNDHTYFRIIFSALGLVTLYFLGKLIYGVIRIQQLKSQFQKENIEGINFYRTDLTEAPFSYFKNLFWKNTITLNSDIGKQILKHEMVHIEQKHSFDKIFIEIITSVFWFNPFFHIIKREISLIHEYLADKKAVKQSDTKAFAQMLLASHFSGTQLPATSPFLSSNLKKRLKMLQKPKTKFGYARRIFALPVLFSVAFAYLVNAKNKEIQETNIVIEKAVSQIKKDTVTPQKTEKAVKSQFFKEPESQKKITALGQKIQEKSKALKTLKPDSKEFEKNLEEIGELSGEIGRITSSDDFKMVYAFDASEFKKVNEYFKSSEWKNKMKALEDIGVEIPDLSNLNIDFPDTPPTPPRAPGAPATPPSPPKAPKVRFFKSNDYVYENWSPKAEASAEDAKKAAKVAKVKAEIARKKAKLDIESAKLEGERAKLEAQRRALDGNERNVYVFKSFNSDKMGEMPKMMEMEADFIRKDPKGEITMNGIKRFKLNEWNNTKIFIDGREVSREEMEALKPEKIASITINKHNSASIRRGEIRIQTKK from the coding sequence ATGGAAACATTACTTCTATATTTTGGAAAAGTAATTTTATGCTCCGGTGTAACATTTTTGTACTACCAGTTGTCTTTAAAAGACAAGACGTTTCATCATTATAACAGGTTTTATCTGTTGGCTGCCATGGTTGTATCATTGCTGCTCCCGCTGATTAAAATAGAAGATTTTACCATAGAGGTTAATAATGATGTCTATATGCTTCTTGATAAGCTGCAAAATTTTAACACAGAAAAAAATATTAACAATGACCACACTTATTTTAGAATTATTTTTTCAGCTCTGGGACTGGTTACTCTCTATTTTTTAGGGAAACTGATCTATGGGGTCATCAGGATCCAACAGCTTAAAAGTCAGTTTCAAAAGGAAAATATTGAAGGAATTAACTTCTATCGTACTGACCTTACCGAAGCTCCGTTCTCTTACTTTAAAAATCTTTTCTGGAAGAATACAATTACCCTGAATTCTGACATTGGAAAACAGATTTTAAAGCACGAAATGGTGCATATTGAACAGAAACACTCATTTGATAAAATTTTTATCGAAATCATTACCTCTGTTTTCTGGTTCAATCCTTTCTTTCATATCATCAAAAGAGAAATTAGTTTAATACACGAATACCTGGCTGATAAAAAAGCCGTAAAGCAATCGGACACCAAAGCATTTGCGCAGATGCTTTTAGCAAGCCACTTTTCCGGAACCCAGTTGCCTGCCACAAGTCCGTTTCTAAGTTCAAATCTAAAAAAACGACTCAAAATGTTACAAAAACCAAAAACCAAATTCGGATATGCGCGCAGAATTTTTGCCCTTCCGGTTTTATTTTCAGTAGCCTTTGCTTATCTGGTAAATGCTAAGAACAAAGAAATTCAAGAAACCAATATAGTAATTGAGAAAGCTGTTTCTCAGATTAAAAAAGATACCGTTACTCCTCAGAAAACCGAAAAAGCAGTAAAATCTCAATTTTTTAAAGAACCTGAAAGTCAGAAAAAAATTACGGCTCTCGGACAAAAAATACAGGAGAAAAGTAAGGCTCTGAAAACTCTGAAGCCTGACAGTAAAGAATTTGAGAAAAACCTTGAAGAGATTGGTGAACTTTCCGGAGAGATTGGAAGAATCACAAGTTCTGATGATTTTAAAATGGTTTATGCTTTTGATGCTTCGGAATTTAAAAAAGTGAATGAATATTTCAAATCCAGTGAATGGAAAAACAAAATGAAAGCGCTGGAAGATATTGGAGTGGAAATACCAGATCTGTCTAATCTGAATATTGACTTCCCCGACACTCCTCCTACACCACCAAGAGCGCCGGGAGCTCCAGCAACACCTCCTTCGCCGCCCAAAGCGCCTAAAGTGAGATTTTTCAAGTCCAACGATTATGTATACGAAAACTGGAGCCCTAAAGCAGAAGCTTCTGCTGAAGATGCAAAAAAAGCAGCAAAAGTGGCTAAGGTAAAAGCTGAAATCGCAAGAAAGAAAGCGAAACTTGATATAGAAAGTGCGAAACTGGAAGGTGAAAGAGCCAAACTGGAGGCACAACGAAGAGCTCTGGATGGAAATGAAAGAAATGTGTATGTTTTTAAATCTTTCAATTCTGATAAGATGGGTGAAATGCCAAAAATGATGGAAATGGAAGCTGATTTTATCCGAAAAGATCCTAAAGGAGAGATCACGATGAACGGAATAAAAAGGTTCAAGCTGAATGAATGGAATAACACCAAGATATTCATAGATGGGAGAGAAGTTTCCAGAGAAGAAATGGAAGCCCTGAAACCTGAAAAAATCGCCAGTATCACCATTAATAAGCACAACTCAGCCAGCATCAGACGCGGAGAAATAAGAATTCAGACAAAGAAATAA
- the pdxR gene encoding MocR-like pyridoxine biosynthesis transcription factor PdxR, producing MFPFEHLIIIDKESSMPIYRQIAVSLINAVRSGSLKAGTHLPGTRELARTLGLHRKTVIAAYEELHAQDWITIVPRKYTAVSNRIPVFKPREWSHTGSLPAYQNNFDLPFKMIRETEMTDAWNTVPDIIIDDGHPDIRLSPIDELLKTYRSYTSKRHTIKNAGIGTGQGTLKLREELARYLSETRGLHINPEHLLITHGAQMSIYLSAQLLLGPESAVVVGKPNYPIANDVFKQTGASIIEIPVDEHGINTDLLEDLCQKRKISAIYVIPHHHYPTTVTLSVDRRMKLLELSMRFSFTIIEDDYDYDYHYTSSPYLPLASSNHSGNIIYIGSFSKILDPSLRIGFMVAPKNFIAQCIALRKLIDVGGDGYMQNALASLIRQGELKRHLKKAKKIYHQRRNFLDIVLKEKLGNSVSYPLPSGGMAIWIKLNSEYSVRKLAQIPGLEIIRTDEEQNAFRFGFASMDEKELETAVDILKKYILKK from the coding sequence ATGTTTCCATTTGAGCACCTTATTATTATTGATAAAGAAAGCAGTATGCCTATTTACAGGCAGATTGCAGTATCCCTCATTAATGCCGTCAGAAGCGGATCTTTAAAAGCAGGAACCCATCTTCCCGGAACCCGGGAGCTGGCCCGTACCCTGGGGCTACACCGTAAAACAGTTATTGCAGCCTACGAGGAACTTCATGCCCAGGACTGGATTACTATTGTTCCAAGAAAATATACTGCTGTGTCGAACCGGATCCCGGTATTCAAACCCAGGGAATGGTCTCACACGGGTTCTTTACCTGCTTATCAGAACAATTTTGATCTTCCGTTTAAAATGATTCGTGAAACCGAAATGACTGACGCCTGGAATACAGTTCCTGATATTATTATTGACGACGGGCATCCGGACATAAGGCTGTCTCCCATTGATGAGCTCCTGAAAACGTACCGCTCTTATACTTCAAAAAGACATACCATTAAAAATGCGGGTATCGGTACCGGACAAGGTACATTAAAACTCAGGGAAGAGCTTGCCCGTTATCTTTCTGAAACAAGAGGTCTCCATATTAATCCTGAGCATCTTCTGATTACTCATGGCGCCCAAATGAGTATTTATCTTTCAGCACAGCTTCTTTTAGGCCCAGAATCTGCTGTTGTCGTAGGAAAACCCAATTATCCTATAGCCAATGATGTATTTAAACAAACCGGTGCTTCTATTATTGAAATTCCCGTAGATGAGCACGGCATCAATACAGATCTTCTTGAAGACCTCTGTCAGAAGAGAAAGATCAGTGCTATATATGTTATTCCCCACCATCATTATCCAACTACCGTAACGCTCAGTGTAGACCGCAGAATGAAGCTGCTGGAACTCTCTATGCGGTTTTCATTCACCATTATAGAAGATGATTACGACTATGATTATCATTATACCTCTTCTCCATATCTTCCGCTGGCAAGTAGTAATCATAGCGGAAATATTATTTACATTGGTTCCTTTTCAAAAATTCTGGACCCGTCACTCCGTATAGGTTTTATGGTCGCGCCAAAAAATTTTATTGCCCAATGTATTGCATTAAGAAAACTCATTGATGTAGGCGGAGACGGCTATATGCAGAATGCCTTAGCCTCATTAATCAGACAGGGAGAGCTGAAACGGCATCTTAAAAAAGCAAAGAAAATCTATCATCAGCGCAGGAATTTTTTAGATATTGTATTAAAAGAAAAATTAGGGAATTCTGTTTCTTATCCCCTTCCTTCTGGCGGAATGGCCATTTGGATAAAGTTGAATTCCGAGTATTCAGTCCGAAAACTGGCACAAATTCCCGGCCTGGAAATTATCCGTACAGATGAAGAGCAGAATGCTTTCCGTTTTGGTTTTGCCTCAATGGATGAGAAAGAACTGGAGACTGCTGTGGATATTTTGAAAAAATACATTTTGAAGAAATAA
- the prmC gene encoding peptide chain release factor N(5)-glutamine methyltransferase codes for MTISAFKKYFSTELSEWYTDSESAFLTTLFIQKIVGFDSFHQRRFSDQELLKADEEQLIKVIHELKTGRPYQQILGETEFYGMIFFVDENVLIPRPETEELLEIAIHKIRHSGLEKARILDIGTGSGVIPLVLKKHFPYAEISSVDFSGKALQTARRNAEHHQLEINFIHADYLNLELDGDYDIIISNPPYIGIEEETEIADSVKEFEPQMALFSPVADALIFYRKIAEDSKKFLKDRGFLFLEINQKLGPETLDLYQYFSEAQLIKDLSDNNRFIFGIK; via the coding sequence ATGACTATATCAGCATTCAAAAAATATTTCAGCACTGAGCTTTCTGAATGGTATACCGATTCGGAAAGTGCTTTTCTGACGACCCTATTTATTCAGAAAATTGTTGGATTTGATTCGTTTCATCAGCGAAGATTTTCAGATCAGGAGCTTCTTAAAGCTGATGAGGAACAGCTTATAAAAGTTATACATGAACTAAAAACCGGAAGACCCTATCAGCAGATTCTTGGCGAAACAGAGTTTTACGGAATGATTTTTTTTGTAGATGAAAATGTCCTGATCCCACGTCCTGAAACGGAAGAGCTTCTTGAAATAGCCATCCATAAAATCCGGCATTCAGGGCTTGAGAAGGCTAGAATTCTGGATATAGGAACCGGAAGTGGTGTTATTCCTCTGGTTTTAAAAAAACATTTTCCGTATGCTGAGATCTCTTCAGTTGATTTCTCAGGAAAAGCCCTGCAGACCGCCAGAAGAAACGCTGAACATCATCAGCTAGAAATTAATTTCATTCATGCTGATTATCTCAACTTAGAACTGGATGGTGATTATGACATTATTATTTCCAATCCTCCGTATATCGGAATTGAAGAAGAAACCGAGATTGCAGATTCCGTTAAGGAATTTGAACCCCAAATGGCACTCTTCTCCCCTGTTGCGGATGCTTTGATTTTTTACAGGAAAATTGCTGAAGATTCTAAAAAATTTTTAAAAGACCGCGGATTTCTATTTTTAGAAATTAATCAGAAACTAGGACCGGAAACCTTAGATCTGTATCAATATTTCTCTGAAGCTCAACTCATCAAAGACCTGTCAGACAATAATCGTTTTATTTTCGGAATAAAATAA
- a CDS encoding L-threonylcarbamoyladenylate synthase, with translation MAKILKIYPDNPQENLVNEVIKTLNNGGLIIYPSDTVYALGCNIFDIKAMEKLAQMKKIKLDKAKFSIICNDLSHLSDFTRPVETSVFRFLKSHLPGPFTFILEANKSVPLAYKNHKTIGIRVPDHPIPQLIVEKLGHPIASTSIKDDDEIIEYSTDPELIAEKYDHLVDIVIDSGYGDNVASTIVDLTSGEPEIIRQGKGIV, from the coding sequence ATGGCAAAAATATTGAAAATCTATCCAGACAATCCACAGGAAAATCTTGTGAATGAGGTTATTAAAACACTCAACAACGGCGGACTGATCATCTATCCTTCAGATACGGTGTATGCTTTGGGCTGTAATATTTTTGACATTAAAGCCATGGAAAAACTGGCCCAGATGAAAAAAATCAAACTGGATAAGGCTAAATTCTCTATTATCTGTAATGATCTCAGCCATCTTTCAGACTTTACAAGACCTGTAGAGACCTCCGTTTTCAGATTTCTGAAAAGTCATCTTCCCGGACCTTTTACTTTCATTCTTGAAGCCAATAAAAGTGTGCCGCTGGCTTATAAAAACCACAAAACAATAGGTATCCGTGTGCCGGACCACCCAATCCCACAGCTTATCGTGGAAAAACTGGGACATCCTATTGCTTCTACTTCCATCAAAGATGATGACGAAATCATTGAATACTCTACTGATCCTGAACTCATCGCGGAAAAATATGACCACCTTGTAGATATTGTTATTGATTCCGGGTATGGAGACAATGTGGCTTCTACAATTGTGGATCTTACTTCCGGAGAACCGGAGATTATCCGTCAGGGAAAGGGTATTGTTTAA
- a CDS encoding NAD-dependent epimerase/dehydratase family protein: protein MKKVFVTGATGLLGTNTVIKLLEYGYFVIALVRKKSSWLGEENENLRFVEGDLFSDISGHLQEVDTMIHMAAETAQDLLYYEEYRKINYDVTIHLFSQADAAGVGTFLFVSTANTLGYGSTEVWGSEKAPQRYPFTRSFYAKSKLETENYLLQQNRTTKIIIVNPTFMIGAYDHKPSSGKIIFWALNKKMVFYPKGGKNFVHAEDAANGVIKAFENGRNGEKYLLAGENLSYKDFFKKVNQVTNRNPVMIPIPDSGLAFLGYLGDGLRKLKIRTSLSSPNMKALRINNFYSNRKSAEELGVHYQTVDQAVEDAVRFFEKKNK, encoded by the coding sequence ATGAAAAAAGTTTTTGTAACCGGAGCCACAGGGCTTCTGGGAACTAATACCGTTATAAAATTATTAGAATATGGTTATTTTGTTATTGCTCTGGTGCGCAAGAAAAGCAGCTGGCTGGGTGAAGAAAATGAAAACCTCAGGTTTGTAGAAGGAGATTTGTTTTCAGATATTTCAGGACATCTGCAGGAAGTAGATACAATGATTCATATGGCCGCAGAAACCGCTCAGGATCTGCTGTATTATGAAGAATACAGAAAAATAAATTACGATGTAACGATTCATCTGTTTTCACAGGCGGATGCAGCCGGAGTAGGGACGTTTTTGTTTGTGAGTACAGCCAATACTTTAGGATATGGCAGCACAGAAGTGTGGGGGAGTGAAAAAGCACCACAACGCTATCCTTTTACCCGTTCGTTCTACGCCAAAAGTAAGCTGGAAACCGAAAATTATCTTCTTCAGCAGAACAGGACGACAAAGATTATCATTGTGAATCCTACTTTTATGATCGGAGCGTATGACCACAAGCCCAGTTCCGGAAAAATTATCTTCTGGGCTCTGAATAAAAAAATGGTCTTCTATCCAAAAGGAGGCAAAAATTTTGTACACGCAGAAGATGCCGCCAACGGGGTTATAAAAGCCTTTGAAAATGGACGAAATGGGGAAAAGTATTTACTGGCCGGAGAAAACCTGAGCTATAAAGACTTTTTCAAAAAAGTAAACCAGGTGACCAACCGGAATCCTGTAATGATTCCTATCCCTGATTCGGGACTTGCATTTCTTGGTTATCTGGGAGACGGCCTTCGAAAACTGAAGATCAGAACCAGCCTCAGCTCTCCCAATATGAAAGCATTGCGGATCAATAATTTCTACTCCAACAGAAAATCTGCTGAGGAACTGGGAGTTCATTATCAGACTGTAGATCAGGCTGTGGAAGATGCGGTACGTTTTTTTGAAAAGAAAAATAAGTGA
- a CDS encoding BlaI/MecI/CopY family transcriptional regulator, whose product MKIQTLTKAEEQVMQYLWKIEKGFLKDVLDLFPEPKPHTNTVSTILKVLKDKEFVDYHVHGRQHEYFPLVSKEQYSGKTMKSLVKNYFKGSYKSAVSFLVEKNEMTVEDLEMLLNELKNKD is encoded by the coding sequence ATGAAAATTCAGACTTTAACAAAAGCAGAGGAACAGGTAATGCAATACCTATGGAAAATAGAAAAAGGCTTTTTAAAAGATGTTCTCGATCTTTTTCCTGAACCAAAACCGCACACCAACACCGTTTCTACTATTTTAAAAGTATTGAAAGATAAAGAATTCGTAGATTATCACGTACATGGAAGACAGCATGAGTATTTTCCATTGGTTTCTAAAGAACAGTATTCAGGGAAAACAATGAAAAGCCTTGTGAAAAACTATTTTAAAGGATCTTACAAAAGTGCCGTTTCTTTCCTGGTAGAAAAGAATGAAATGACTGTAGAAGATCTGGAAATGTTACTGAACGAACTTAAAAACAAAGACTAA
- a CDS encoding GLPGLI family protein translates to MKIQILLLLLAGILTGAQTNRFFYEYKFIPDSNNKEDVKKEMMLLDINKEGSTYYSHDKFVADSTSRADLEKQLKSGLGSISVNRREKLGQVSYKVTKQYPEFKTYLFTSVSTDKYKILEDKKPVWKILSEKQKIGEYNAQKATTSFGGREWTAWFTSDIPFQDGPYKFYGLPGLIVKIEDATGSHTMTLVGNKAIQTPEQEKEMTLPGNVRILGMDGKELEISKEQYKKAWKAYVNDPSKNMREMMNRGGSDNSKVVFKVKTPDGKEMSDPNEVFREIEKRTKETLKKNNNPIEPDLVN, encoded by the coding sequence ATGAAAATTCAGATTTTACTTTTACTGCTCGCAGGTATTCTCACCGGAGCACAAACCAACAGATTCTTTTATGAGTATAAATTCATCCCGGATTCCAACAATAAAGAAGACGTGAAGAAAGAAATGATGCTGCTCGATATTAATAAAGAAGGCTCAACCTACTATAGCCATGATAAATTTGTTGCAGATTCAACTTCCAGAGCAGATCTGGAGAAGCAGCTGAAATCTGGGTTAGGAAGCATTAGTGTCAACAGAAGAGAAAAGCTGGGCCAGGTTTCTTATAAAGTAACAAAACAATATCCTGAGTTTAAAACCTATCTTTTTACCAGTGTTTCTACAGATAAATATAAAATACTGGAAGATAAAAAACCGGTTTGGAAAATTCTGTCTGAAAAGCAGAAGATCGGAGAATACAATGCTCAAAAAGCAACAACAAGCTTCGGAGGCAGAGAATGGACCGCTTGGTTTACCTCTGATATTCCTTTTCAGGATGGACCATATAAGTTTTACGGCCTTCCGGGGCTGATCGTCAAAATTGAAGATGCTACAGGTTCCCATACGATGACCCTTGTGGGCAACAAAGCTATACAGACTCCGGAACAGGAAAAAGAAATGACCCTTCCGGGTAATGTGAGGATATTGGGAATGGATGGCAAGGAGCTTGAAATATCAAAAGAGCAATATAAAAAAGCATGGAAAGCCTATGTGAATGATCCCTCTAAAAATATGAGAGAAATGATGAACAGGGGAGGAAGTGATAATTCCAAAGTGGTTTTTAAAGTAAAAACACCGGATGGAAAAGAAATGTCTGATCCCAACGAAGTGTTCAGGGAAATAGAAAAAAGAACCAAGGAAACCCTTAAGAAAAATAATAATCCGATCGAGCCGGATCTGGTGAATTAA